The Dyadobacter sandarakinus DNA window CGGACCGAAAAGGAGGCTATGCAGGTGATCTGCGAAGGCAAGTCAATTGAGGGAGGAGGAATGCTTAAGGCCCTTGCCTACATTGAACCTCGCGGAGATAGCACTAGGATAACCTTCTCTGGTGAATGGGGTCTGGACGCTACGGGACAGGCGGGTATGTCAGCTTTTGGCGCTCATGGGCTTTCCGGCACTAACAAGTTGAAATGGGAGGGTGTTGCTGCTACAAAACCATGTGTAGCCTTCCAACATCTGCTTTCATTTAGTAAAGAGGTCTCAGAGTCCCCTGTAAAATTTAAAAAATAATAAACCCCTTAACGCTATGTCAAATCAAAAAAATGATTCAAACAACGAGTCAGGATCAAATCAAGGTAGTAAGCAGTCTTCTGATAAAAGTAATGGGAATAAATCAAAAGATATTTCAACAAGCATCCCAAGAGGCAATCAAGATCCCAATAAGAATAAACGCGGTTAAGATGGTTCCATATAGCAGCACTTGGTACGCCTTCCTGAAGTAGGAGGTGCGTGCCAGATTTGATATTTCTGTGTTTACAATTGCTTGGTGTAAGCTATGTATTCTATTCCTCTGAAACTGATTTTTAGCATCTAGTTCATTATCGTCTGCAAGATATTCGTCTAGCGAATCAAAAGGCTTGCCTCCGACTAGACTAACACTATATAAATTTAGTGTTGTTACAAAGTATCCACAGGAAGCTAACAATACAATTCCCATTATCGCTGATATCATAGGGAGTACTCGATAGCCATTTTTTAAGAATTCTGATATCGAATACCCTGCTAATGCGATTATTAGTGGAAGTAGTATTTGAATCATACCGACTGACTTTGAATTTATCTGCTGCTCGCTCTGATGAAAATTAACAAGCAATTTTTCGGCGTCTTCTGCAACCTCTTTTAAAACACTCGTGTGAGTTCTCGCTAGCAAATCCTCCTGTTCGCTCGTTAGCATATCGTTGATTTTTACTTGACTGTGATAGCTAAAAATACAAATTAATGGCAAGGATATCAATCTAAATGTTGCCGTTTAATCAAGTCAAAAAAAAATTTGAAAGATTTCCAGTATCTGTGATCCAAGGGTGTCTATATAACAATACAACTCAACCAAACACCACCCTTTATGAGAAGACAGCTACTTCAATTAGGCGCGATATGCCTTTTTGCGCTTCACTTAAATACCGCCTTTGCCCAAAAGCCTACTGTTAAGTGGGATAAAACATTTGCAATAGGTTCACTGACCAAAACAATCCCTGCTAAGGATGGCGGCTACCTACTTGCGGGCCGCTCATCAGCGAATGCCGGATTCGATAAAACAGAGAACAGCAAAGGTGGGATCGACTATTGGGTCATCAAAATAGACAAGGACGGAAACAAACAATGGGACAAAACCTTTGGAGGTTCAGGCAATGATGAGCTTACAGTAGCAGCAGCAACTTCTGACGGAGGCTTTATCCTGGCGGGATCGTCACAATCTGGGTCAGGAGGAGACAAAACGGAACCCGCTAAGCCTGGAAATCCTGTTCCGCAGGATATCTGGATTGTTAAAATTAATTCGGAGGGACAAAAAGAGTGGGACCGAACCATTGGTACGAGCAACGCAGATGGGATTATTGGCATTCATGAAGCCGTTGGTGGCGGATACTTGCTTGTTGCGCCCACATCAGGACCTCCAAGTGGAGACAAGACCGCAAGTTCAGTAGGTGGTGACAACTTTGTAGAGGAGTGGATAGTAAAGCTTTCCCCTAATGGATTAAAGTTGTGGGATAAAATAGTTGGTTCTGGCGGCTTATGTAGGCCAGTCAGCTCTCAAATACTTTCTGATGGGGGACTTTTAATTGGCAATGTGGCAACCTACGAAGGCCATGATGACAAGTTTAACATGATGCGGGTTGATTCCGAAGGAAATATGATGTGGTACCGCCAGTTGGGTGGCGAGCTTCTTTCTGAATGCATTGACATAAAACAATCTGTTGATGGTGGTTTTCTTTTAGGAGGTTACACTACGGGCGATGCAATTGGCGACCAATCGCAAACTGCGTCAGGAACGGACTATTGGGTTATTAAAACCGACTCTGCCTTGAACAAAATATGGGACAGAGTGCTGGGTAGCGTTGATACTGGAGACGACGAAAACCAGTACGGATACGATTATCTATACAGCATAACAGAAACCACAGATGGTGGGGTGATAGCCGCTGGACTATCCAATTCGGTTGAAGTAGGGAAAGACAAAACTGAGCCCGGACTTGGAGGAGGTGCTGATATGTGGGTAGTAAAGTTGGACGCTTCCGGAGCTACCAAATGGGATAAAACCATAGGCGGGACAAGTGGGGATGTGGCTTTTTCTGTTTTACCTGCTTCTGATGGGGGCTATATCCTGGCGGGTTATTCCGGATCTCCCAAGAACATATACAAGTCAGAAGATCCCAAAGGAGCTTATGACATCTGGGTTCTGAAAATTGAAGAAACGCAGCCACCCCTTCCAGTAACCCTAAAATCCTTCTCTGTAGCCAAAGAAAGTGAAACCGCAGCTCTTACCTGGGAAACAACTTCCGAAACCAACAGCGACCACTTCGAATTACAACACAGCCTGGATGGTAAAGACTGGACAGAGCTAACAAGCATTAACGCACAAGGGGAGAGTAAGAAAATGAGCTTCTATAACTATACACACACAGCCCCTGTGTTTGGATCAGATAACCTGTACCGGCTCAAAATGGTTGATGCGGACGGCACTTTTGCTTACAGCAAGATCCAGCATGTGAAGTTTGAGTCCGACTTTGAGGTGGTTGTTTATCCTAATCCGGCCAGTGATGTAATCATGGTGAAAGGCTTAAATCAGGCGGATATTACCTCTGTGCAATGGTTTAACAGCGGCGGTAGGGTGATTTCGAAAGTCAGATCAATGAATGTGCCAAAGATTTCGCCTGGCTTGTACACTGTTAAGATTCAGGCCCAAGGTGGTAGCCTCTTCACGTCAAAAGTGGTAGTTAAGTAATTTACCCTTCTCAAACAGAAATCATGGACGTAATTTCAACCTTTTTTTATAACTATATCTGGTGCCCTCCCTTTCTTGGGAGTTTAATTGCAAACCTCGCCACATCCTTCATCTTCTTGTTCGCGCTACTATTCTTATTTAGGCCAACGATTAGGATATCCCCCCATATAGCGACTATATCAAGAGAAGAAGCGAATGGCATACCAGGTGGTAGAATTTACGTGTTTAAGATTGTTAACAAATCATTTTTCAGGGCATTTGACTTAAAGCTTGAAGTAAGCCAAAAGATGTCAATACAGGCACCGGAAGGCAAGAAAAACAAAAGAACAATCCCTTTAAACTTAGTTAAAGCCAGCTATAACCATATACCGCCTTACTGGTATATAGGAGAGACCGATTATGCGATTCAGTTTATCACTACAGACGATGTTCGTAACATCTTATCGACAAATCAACATGCTCATATTGAGCTAATTGTAATTTGTAAACATGGACTAACTGGCCTTGGCAGTGTATTTGTAAAGAACTACTCTGTTCACGACATTCAAGAGGGAACTTTCAAGTCAGGAAATACATTTAAGATGGTGTAGAGCAATAGGTAAGTTAGATCGAATCTAATTAGGATAATTCAAATTCTATTCTCATTTTTACTTAATACCTTATCAATCAATCAACCGGACCGTATAATCATGAAAAACCACAAAGCTTTAAATTTCGACATAATTCTAGTGTAACGTACACTATATCAACCGAAAGGAGGCCTAAGTAAGGCCTCCTTTTTTATTGTTACATAAATAAAAATGAACCGCTCAATGGGTGTTTTGGCCAATTGAAATCTACAATTAAAATTAACAAATCTTAGTTTGTTTTACGGTATCACCCCGTCCGCATCCGGCACTACAACCTCCAAACTCGCCGCATGCTCCCGCGCCAAGTCAATGTAATCTGAAATTTGCTGAGTTGTCATATCGCTAGTCGTGAGCCGGTAATCATCCTGGAACTTGACTAGCGGTATGAACTCATGCTTGTAGTACTCGTGCAGAAATACGGTACTGTGGCCAGTGTAGTCTGCGATGTATTGCAGAATCACCCAGTAATATTTGTTCTGCTGCAGGCTCCTTCCCTTTGATCGCTTCTTGATCTTAATGACGTGCTCCCCGCGCAAGCTTCGTAATGCGTCGTACAGTACTAGCTTGCTATCGGGGGCGTCAAAGTTGATTACAAGATCAGTCATCTAAGGTCAATGCTCATTTCCCTAATTTGACTCTTTCGAAGGGCTGGATCAGATAGCCCCTCGTGAATTACAATGGAGTGGACCGGGTTTGCGGCTATGATTCGCTCTCTGTCGTGTTTGATGGCGTGTTCCGCGTATCGCTTTGCGACGAGAGGAAGCATGTCGTAGCTATCGACACCTGCCCCATTAGTGCTCCTGACCATTGTTATCCAATTAACATACCCTTTCTCGATTGCCAATTCTTCTTGGCACTGTTCCCATGATTTCATTTTTCTTTCTGATTTGAGGATTTACTTAGCTCAATATAATTAGACATATTTGATATACCTAGACACAAAACATACGATGAATAATTTCCGAAAGATGCGCTCATCTTCTCATGGCGAATGGTGGGGATGGTCATAGATTTGACTTTAAACGTAGGTTTCAAACAGGTGCCCAACAAAACTTCCATTATGTAACTGAAAAGTGCCAATGAAATCGTAGTCGCCAATCCCTTCAAGTTTGGGTATTGGATTGCCGGTTCCAATAACGGCGAAGATCCTAGGCTCAATCTGTATATTATCTGTCTCTACCATCGCCCAAATAACCGGCAATCCTGTCTTTTGGTCAATTTGCAGCGACAGAATTTCTGAATCGATAGGCATCTCTATAATAAACTGATCTGTAACTTCGACTGGGTATTTATATATAGTTCTCATTGTATAAAAATTACGGTTACGACAATACAAACTCCAAACTTCCTGCAGGATCAAGCCTGAGCGGCATTTCAAAGCGCTTGAACTGCTTCTGCATTTCCTGCCAGAATAGGGGCTGCTGCGCTTGGTGAACTTCTCCGAGTGCCAGCGAGATCATCAGCAGATTGTGCATCATGTTGGCAATGTCTTCCATTTGATCGGTGGCCCGAGAAACGTCGGCTCCTTCTACGTCGGCTGACCATACTTGTGTCTGTGCATGGTTTTCGAGCTCCTTTAAGAATTGATTGGCTACCAGCTTTAACTTCTGCTTGTAAATGGACGTCGCTTGCAGATCATCCAGGCACCGGATGAGGTAATGAACACTGGCGGACATGGTCAGCGCAAGTCCTTTTTCTTTGTCGTTTAGTTCTCTCTTATTCATTGCTTCATTGATGGGATGATTTGAAATTCGAT harbors:
- a CDS encoding T9SS type A sorting domain-containing protein, translated to MRRQLLQLGAICLFALHLNTAFAQKPTVKWDKTFAIGSLTKTIPAKDGGYLLAGRSSANAGFDKTENSKGGIDYWVIKIDKDGNKQWDKTFGGSGNDELTVAAATSDGGFILAGSSQSGSGGDKTEPAKPGNPVPQDIWIVKINSEGQKEWDRTIGTSNADGIIGIHEAVGGGYLLVAPTSGPPSGDKTASSVGGDNFVEEWIVKLSPNGLKLWDKIVGSGGLCRPVSSQILSDGGLLIGNVATYEGHDDKFNMMRVDSEGNMMWYRQLGGELLSECIDIKQSVDGGFLLGGYTTGDAIGDQSQTASGTDYWVIKTDSALNKIWDRVLGSVDTGDDENQYGYDYLYSITETTDGGVIAAGLSNSVEVGKDKTEPGLGGGADMWVVKLDASGATKWDKTIGGTSGDVAFSVLPASDGGYILAGYSGSPKNIYKSEDPKGAYDIWVLKIEETQPPLPVTLKSFSVAKESETAALTWETTSETNSDHFELQHSLDGKDWTELTSINAQGESKKMSFYNYTHTAPVFGSDNLYRLKMVDADGTFAYSKIQHVKFESDFEVVVYPNPASDVIMVKGLNQADITSVQWFNSGGRVISKVRSMNVPKISPGLYTVKIQAQGGSLFTSKVVVK
- a CDS encoding DUF7352 domain-containing protein, giving the protein MRTIYKYPVEVTDQFIIEMPIDSEILSLQIDQKTGLPVIWAMVETDNIQIEPRIFAVIGTGNPIPKLEGIGDYDFIGTFQLHNGSFVGHLFETYV